TATAAATTTGTGTTATAAGCTGTTTTATATATCTGAACATTAAAATTAATTAGCTAAACAGCCTGGCTTCAGCTCGAGCTAATTAACTTCAATGGTTAGTATCAAGTTAATCATTTATCTTTAattgtaaaagataaaaaaaattacttgttttcTATTTTGTGCAATTCATTTCTTTGGATTTACACACAAATGACTGTTCCATACAACAAGAATATTTAGTACAAATAAAGTAAGACATGTTCGTTTGAACAGCTTTCCTTTTCATTTctatttatgtaaatgtatatCTGAAAATATTTAGTGTTTGTCTTGCCACATCTGTATAGAATtacattaaatattgttaatattgaGAGTCAATGCACTATCAAGTGGCACACTGCTGCATCAAATATTTTTCAGAATACGATGACACACCCCTTTGAAATTGACATGAAGACAGTTTCTTCTGCAAACCAAATaggacaaaaaaaattaaaaagctcaTTGGTGGATCAACCTCCAGAAAAATCTCCATATTGAAATGTTACTTTATGCCTTGACCTTCACATCTTCTTCTGGCCCATATATCATGCAATCCATCTGAAACATTGCCATGTCTTTTGCAGAGTAATTTCTGAAAGACTGCCACCTCGCTGCTTAACTACAGTGCACTGTGAACTGAATACACATAAACCTAgtctaaatgcatttaaaaataaatgctacaGAGTTAAGGCAAGCCAGAACTTCATACTTCATggcttaacatttaaaatattgttgcTTCTTACCATGCCCATTGCTAAATTTcacttaaattatatttatattcttaGGACCGCCAACAGGACTAtattaatgtaattattcaaCAGAGGAATACTTTAAAGAAACagcttaaagaaaaacacaaaacattgaaGCTGTTTCATAGCAACAAGAACTTTTCAAAAGGAACGTACAAGACAACATTTCTTTCAccacatttatttataacaattggggaaaaaaagtggATTTACTTCTCGCCTGTCTGCTCTGGCATACTTCTGATGATGTCAGAATCACCTGTGAAGATACAAAGATAACATTAACAGGGtttatttgcatacatttttaaaacccatGAGGTACAGACATCATTCCCCTCCACcacaaaaattactttaaaaaaactcaaaatgcaGTGCTCTGGTAAAGTGCTGCACATGTCTTTCAGATTTGTTTCAAGTGCAATTAAGAAACCAAAAGTTCTTATGACCCTTAAATGTAATTCACGACATGTTagtcaaatcatttttttttttttgaaaaaggtaTTCAAATCTTACCAGCAGAAAAATTAACAGAACaggcacaaaaccagttttgtggACACACTGAaggatttttccttttttttttttttttaaatctagcccCGATTAGATCACAGATAGACCCAACAGGCGGGAATAACTTGCATAAATACGTATGTATGCGTAATACAGGCCACCACTCTCTATACATTACCCAACAGCTAGAATAGCTTCATACAGCTCTGCCAATTacttccatatgcacaaaaataacatttaaaaagttaactGTCCAAGGAAAGTTTCATTTTCAGTATACATAATTTTATCTTCATATTATTGGACACCTGCCTGGAGGTATCAACTTAAATACTAAACCTGATTTGTTCATTTCACCAGGAAAGTTCACTTAAATGCCTCAGTTCAGTGCATGCATGTAGGAAGGCATCATTACTACTATAATTATGAACCACTCACTTTCAAAAGGCAGTGTGAAGAACCATTATACAAAATTACACACTTACCAGGATCGATGATAGCCAGTGTGCATACTCTGAAGTATTTACCACAGGCTGTGCCAAGCTCAATGTTGTTTCCACTGTAGTGATGTACTCCAGTCTTGGCCAACATTGCATAGTATTCAATTTCTGATTtcctaaacaaataaaatgtagaatgagcaaaaatgtattttggctCAGCATTtccaaaaacataaattaattatattataatcaATCCTTCACAATACAATTACAACTGCCCCTCACTAAAATTGGACGATTAATGGTTTATTTACTCTTTCTGAAAAGACTTGTGTTTCAGCCATTCTTAAAATATTCACTTGATTAACCTGGATTACATGCTATAGTTAAACCCTACATACAAGTAGCCATTATACTAAACTGAACTTTCTTGGTTCTTCAATATTTGTAAACCACATCACTGACAAGGCTATTGTCATCACACATCAGTTTAAATGTaaatcccctttcacactggcatgctctaccagGGTCTAGACccagtgtcatgcaggtcggctgtgtgatttcatactgcttttaataaaagcagtgttgacctgggtgacagaggcaagtaaacaatacgctcatcaatgccccagaagcagcttgttagacacttccatccaaacttctctggattgaaccaccAGCCCAAATcctgattagagcaaatgtttcttcatccctacTGCAATTTGGCTTATGATgcgtctc
This Polyodon spathula isolate WHYD16114869_AA chromosome 3, ASM1765450v1, whole genome shotgun sequence DNA region includes the following protein-coding sequences:
- the LOC121313231 gene encoding 60S ribosomal protein L30 — translated: MVAAKKTKKSLESINSRLQLVMKSGKYVLGYKQTLKMIRQGKAKLVILANNTPALRKSEIEYYAMLAKTGVHHYSGNNIELGTACGKYFRVCTLAIIDPGDSDIIRSMPEQTGEK